The following coding sequences are from one Brienomyrus brachyistius isolate T26 chromosome 2, BBRACH_0.4, whole genome shotgun sequence window:
- the dbnlb gene encoding drebrin-like b isoform X4 has protein sequence MSVNLSKNGPALTAAYKEVVDEKSSTNWALFTYEGNTNDIRLADKGDGGLEELGEELNSGKVMYAFCRVQDPNSGLPKYVLINWTGEGVSDVRKGLCANHVSSMANFLKGAHVTINARAEQDVEPEVIMQKVAKASGANYNFHKESSRFRDTGPQGPVGSVYQKTNALSEIKRTNKDNFWAQAERDEESRRQEERRKAVEERQRLERERKEREAQEAAQREQNYKERAQQIDQKKRFQQQQEAEDREKERQRWEAASVISQRAVNPREVFRQKERGVTPGERESSSSPQPEESRATPDGNSNRAATPTQEPYNDVAGNDALYEEPSLVDAQNSYAYEADEGANRGICARALYDYQAADDTEISFDPDDIITCIEMIDEGWWRGYGPDGRFGMFPANYVELL, from the exons ATGTCCGTGAACCTGAGCAAAAACGGCCCGGCACTCACAGCTGCCTATAAAGAGGTAGTGGACGAGAAATCGAGCACTAACTG ggCCTTGTTTACATATGAAGGGAACACCAACGACATTCGACTGGCTGACAAGGGTG ATGGGGGTCTAGAGGAGCTGGGTGAGGAGCTAAACAGTGGGAAGGTGATGTACGCATTCTGCCGCGTCCAGGACCCCAACTCCGGTCTGCCCAAATATGTGCTCATCAATTGG actggGGAAGGGGTTAGTGACGTTAGGAAGGGATTGTGTGCCAACCACGTCAGCTCCATGGCCAATTTTTTAAAG GGGGCCCACGTGACCATCAACGCCCGAGCGGAGCAGGACGTGGAGCCCGAGGTCATCATGCAGAAGGTGGCCAAGGCCTCGGGAGCCAACTACAACTTCCACAAGGAGTCCAGTCGCTTCCGTGATACTGGCCCCCAGGGACCTGTG GGCTCTGTCTATCAGAAGACCAACGCCTTGTCCGAGATCAAAAGGACCAACAAGGACAATTTCTGGGCACAGGCTGAG AGAGACGAGGAGTCTCGGCGCCAGGAGGAGCGCAGGAAGGCAGTGGAGGAGCGCCAACGGCTGGAGCGTGAGCGCAAGGAGAGGGAGGCCCAAGAGGCTGCCCAGAGAGAGCAGAATTACAAGGAGAGGGCCCAGCAGATCGACCAGAAGAA GAGGTTCCAGCAGCAGCAGGAAGCTGAAGACCGAGAGAAGGAGAGACAACGATGG GAAGCAGCCTCTGTCATCTCCCAGCGTGCAGTGAACCCCAGGGAGGTGTTCAGGCAGAAGGAGAGGGGCGTGACCCCGGGTGAGAGAGAGTCATCTAGCAGCCCGCAGCCAG AGGAGAGCCGTGCCACCCCTGACGGAAACTCCAACCGGGCCGCCACTCCCACGCAGGAGCCGTACAACGACGTTGCTGGAAACGATGCACTCTATGAGGAACCTTCTCTG GTGGATGCACAGAACTCGTACGCTTATGAGGCGGACGAGGGGGCCAACCGGGGAATCTGTGCCAGGGCACTCTATGACTACCAGGCTG CCGACGACACGGAGATCTCCTTCGATCCTGATGACATCATCACATGCATAGAGATGATCGACGAAGGCTGGTGGCGGGGGTACGGCCCTGACGGGCGCTTTGGGATGTTTCCCGCCAATTACGTAGAGCTGCTGTAA
- the ube2d4 gene encoding ubiquitin-conjugating enzyme E2 D4 isoform X1, translated as MALKRIQKELTDLQRDPPAQCSAGPVGDDLFHWQATIMGPNDSPYQGGVFFLTIHFPTDYPFKPPKVAFTTKIYHPNINSNGSICLDILRSQWSPALTVSKVLLSICSLLCDPNPDDPLVPEIAHTYKVDREKYNRLAREWTQKYAM; from the exons ATGGCGTTGAAAAGAATTCAAAAG GAACTGACAGATTTACAGAGAGATCCTCCAGCACAGTGTTCAGCGGGACCAGTCGGCGATGATT TATTTCACTGGCAGGCAACAATCATGGGGCCG AATGACAGCCCATACCAAGGGGGGGTCTTTTTTCTGACCATCCATTTCCCCACTGATTATCCCTTCAAACCACCAAAG GTTGCGTTCACCACAAAGATCTACCACCCGAATATCAACAGCAACGGCAGCATCTGCTTGGATATTTTGAGGTCACAGTGGTCACCTGCTCTCACGGTTTCCAAAG TTCTACTGTCCATCTGTTCCTTATTGTGTGATCCAAACCCCGATGACCCCCTGGTACCAGAGATCGCACACACCTACAAAGTGGACAGGGAAAA GTATAACAGACTTGCCAGGGAATGGACGCAGAAGTATGCAATGTGA
- the dbnlb gene encoding drebrin-like b isoform X2 encodes MSVNLSKNGPALTAAYKEVVDEKSSTNWALFTYEGNTNDIRLADKGDGGLEELGEELNSGKVMYAFCRVQDPNSGLPKYVLINWTGEGVSDVRKGLCANHVSSMANFLKGAHVTINARAEQDVEPEVIMQKVAKASGANYNFHKESSRFRDTGPQGPVGSVYQKTNALSEIKRTNKDNFWAQAERDEESRRQEERRKAVEERQRLERERKEREAQEAAQREQNYKERAQQIDQKKRFQQQQEAEDREKERQRWEAASVISQRAVNPREVFRQKERGVTPGERESSSSPQPGRVQSPFLSRQFSDPEPPASPLRQMSPSPVRSASPAYSAEESRATPDGNSNRAATPTQEPYNDVAGNDALYEEPSLVDAQNSYAYEADEGANRGICARALYDYQAADDTEISFDPDDIITCIEMIDEGWWRGYGPDGRFGMFPANYVELL; translated from the exons ATGTCCGTGAACCTGAGCAAAAACGGCCCGGCACTCACAGCTGCCTATAAAGAGGTAGTGGACGAGAAATCGAGCACTAACTG ggCCTTGTTTACATATGAAGGGAACACCAACGACATTCGACTGGCTGACAAGGGTG ATGGGGGTCTAGAGGAGCTGGGTGAGGAGCTAAACAGTGGGAAGGTGATGTACGCATTCTGCCGCGTCCAGGACCCCAACTCCGGTCTGCCCAAATATGTGCTCATCAATTGG actggGGAAGGGGTTAGTGACGTTAGGAAGGGATTGTGTGCCAACCACGTCAGCTCCATGGCCAATTTTTTAAAG GGGGCCCACGTGACCATCAACGCCCGAGCGGAGCAGGACGTGGAGCCCGAGGTCATCATGCAGAAGGTGGCCAAGGCCTCGGGAGCCAACTACAACTTCCACAAGGAGTCCAGTCGCTTCCGTGATACTGGCCCCCAGGGACCTGTG GGCTCTGTCTATCAGAAGACCAACGCCTTGTCCGAGATCAAAAGGACCAACAAGGACAATTTCTGGGCACAGGCTGAG AGAGACGAGGAGTCTCGGCGCCAGGAGGAGCGCAGGAAGGCAGTGGAGGAGCGCCAACGGCTGGAGCGTGAGCGCAAGGAGAGGGAGGCCCAAGAGGCTGCCCAGAGAGAGCAGAATTACAAGGAGAGGGCCCAGCAGATCGACCAGAAGAA GAGGTTCCAGCAGCAGCAGGAAGCTGAAGACCGAGAGAAGGAGAGACAACGATGG GAAGCAGCCTCTGTCATCTCCCAGCGTGCAGTGAACCCCAGGGAGGTGTTCAGGCAGAAGGAGAGGGGCGTGACCCCGGGTGAGAGAGAGTCATCTAGCAGCCCGCAGCCAG GCCGGGTGCAGAGCCCCTTCTTGTCCAGGCAGTTTTCTGACCCAGAGCCTCCCGCTTCACCCCTCCGCCAGATGTCTCCTTCCCCTGTCCGTTCAGCCTCCCCCGCTTATTCTGCAG AGGAGAGCCGTGCCACCCCTGACGGAAACTCCAACCGGGCCGCCACTCCCACGCAGGAGCCGTACAACGACGTTGCTGGAAACGATGCACTCTATGAGGAACCTTCTCTG GTGGATGCACAGAACTCGTACGCTTATGAGGCGGACGAGGGGGCCAACCGGGGAATCTGTGCCAGGGCACTCTATGACTACCAGGCTG CCGACGACACGGAGATCTCCTTCGATCCTGATGACATCATCACATGCATAGAGATGATCGACGAAGGCTGGTGGCGGGGGTACGGCCCTGACGGGCGCTTTGGGATGTTTCCCGCCAATTACGTAGAGCTGCTGTAA
- the dbnlb gene encoding drebrin-like b isoform X3, with protein MSVNLSKNGPALTAAYKEVVDEKSSTNWALFTYEGNTNDIRLADKGDGGLEELGEELNSGKVMYAFCRVQDPNSGLPKYVLINWTGEGVSDVRKGLCANHVSSMANFLKGAHVTINARAEQDVEPEVIMQKVAKASGANYNFHKESSRFRDTGPQGPVGSVYQKTNALSEIKRTNKDNFWAQAERDEESRRQEERRKAVEERQRLERERKEREAQEAAQREQNYKERAQQIDQKKRFQQQQEAEDREKERQRWEQQEAEHVAGQKVLWRGQSVETAHEAASVISQRAVNPREVFRQKERGVTPGERESSSSPQPEESRATPDGNSNRAATPTQEPYNDVAGNDALYEEPSLVDAQNSYAYEADEGANRGICARALYDYQAADDTEISFDPDDIITCIEMIDEGWWRGYGPDGRFGMFPANYVELL; from the exons ATGTCCGTGAACCTGAGCAAAAACGGCCCGGCACTCACAGCTGCCTATAAAGAGGTAGTGGACGAGAAATCGAGCACTAACTG ggCCTTGTTTACATATGAAGGGAACACCAACGACATTCGACTGGCTGACAAGGGTG ATGGGGGTCTAGAGGAGCTGGGTGAGGAGCTAAACAGTGGGAAGGTGATGTACGCATTCTGCCGCGTCCAGGACCCCAACTCCGGTCTGCCCAAATATGTGCTCATCAATTGG actggGGAAGGGGTTAGTGACGTTAGGAAGGGATTGTGTGCCAACCACGTCAGCTCCATGGCCAATTTTTTAAAG GGGGCCCACGTGACCATCAACGCCCGAGCGGAGCAGGACGTGGAGCCCGAGGTCATCATGCAGAAGGTGGCCAAGGCCTCGGGAGCCAACTACAACTTCCACAAGGAGTCCAGTCGCTTCCGTGATACTGGCCCCCAGGGACCTGTG GGCTCTGTCTATCAGAAGACCAACGCCTTGTCCGAGATCAAAAGGACCAACAAGGACAATTTCTGGGCACAGGCTGAG AGAGACGAGGAGTCTCGGCGCCAGGAGGAGCGCAGGAAGGCAGTGGAGGAGCGCCAACGGCTGGAGCGTGAGCGCAAGGAGAGGGAGGCCCAAGAGGCTGCCCAGAGAGAGCAGAATTACAAGGAGAGGGCCCAGCAGATCGACCAGAAGAA GAGGTTCCAGCAGCAGCAGGAAGCTGAAGACCGAGAGAAGGAGAGACAACGATGG GAGCAGCAAGAGGCGGAGCATGTGGCTGGACAGAAGGTGCTGTGGCGTGGCCAGTCGGTGGAGACGGCCCAT GAAGCAGCCTCTGTCATCTCCCAGCGTGCAGTGAACCCCAGGGAGGTGTTCAGGCAGAAGGAGAGGGGCGTGACCCCGGGTGAGAGAGAGTCATCTAGCAGCCCGCAGCCAG AGGAGAGCCGTGCCACCCCTGACGGAAACTCCAACCGGGCCGCCACTCCCACGCAGGAGCCGTACAACGACGTTGCTGGAAACGATGCACTCTATGAGGAACCTTCTCTG GTGGATGCACAGAACTCGTACGCTTATGAGGCGGACGAGGGGGCCAACCGGGGAATCTGTGCCAGGGCACTCTATGACTACCAGGCTG CCGACGACACGGAGATCTCCTTCGATCCTGATGACATCATCACATGCATAGAGATGATCGACGAAGGCTGGTGGCGGGGGTACGGCCCTGACGGGCGCTTTGGGATGTTTCCCGCCAATTACGTAGAGCTGCTGTAA
- the dbnlb gene encoding drebrin-like b isoform X1 — MSVNLSKNGPALTAAYKEVVDEKSSTNWALFTYEGNTNDIRLADKGDGGLEELGEELNSGKVMYAFCRVQDPNSGLPKYVLINWTGEGVSDVRKGLCANHVSSMANFLKGAHVTINARAEQDVEPEVIMQKVAKASGANYNFHKESSRFRDTGPQGPVGSVYQKTNALSEIKRTNKDNFWAQAERDEESRRQEERRKAVEERQRLERERKEREAQEAAQREQNYKERAQQIDQKKRFQQQQEAEDREKERQRWEQQEAEHVAGQKVLWRGQSVETAHEAASVISQRAVNPREVFRQKERGVTPGERESSSSPQPGRVQSPFLSRQFSDPEPPASPLRQMSPSPVRSASPAYSAEESRATPDGNSNRAATPTQEPYNDVAGNDALYEEPSLVDAQNSYAYEADEGANRGICARALYDYQAADDTEISFDPDDIITCIEMIDEGWWRGYGPDGRFGMFPANYVELL, encoded by the exons ATGTCCGTGAACCTGAGCAAAAACGGCCCGGCACTCACAGCTGCCTATAAAGAGGTAGTGGACGAGAAATCGAGCACTAACTG ggCCTTGTTTACATATGAAGGGAACACCAACGACATTCGACTGGCTGACAAGGGTG ATGGGGGTCTAGAGGAGCTGGGTGAGGAGCTAAACAGTGGGAAGGTGATGTACGCATTCTGCCGCGTCCAGGACCCCAACTCCGGTCTGCCCAAATATGTGCTCATCAATTGG actggGGAAGGGGTTAGTGACGTTAGGAAGGGATTGTGTGCCAACCACGTCAGCTCCATGGCCAATTTTTTAAAG GGGGCCCACGTGACCATCAACGCCCGAGCGGAGCAGGACGTGGAGCCCGAGGTCATCATGCAGAAGGTGGCCAAGGCCTCGGGAGCCAACTACAACTTCCACAAGGAGTCCAGTCGCTTCCGTGATACTGGCCCCCAGGGACCTGTG GGCTCTGTCTATCAGAAGACCAACGCCTTGTCCGAGATCAAAAGGACCAACAAGGACAATTTCTGGGCACAGGCTGAG AGAGACGAGGAGTCTCGGCGCCAGGAGGAGCGCAGGAAGGCAGTGGAGGAGCGCCAACGGCTGGAGCGTGAGCGCAAGGAGAGGGAGGCCCAAGAGGCTGCCCAGAGAGAGCAGAATTACAAGGAGAGGGCCCAGCAGATCGACCAGAAGAA GAGGTTCCAGCAGCAGCAGGAAGCTGAAGACCGAGAGAAGGAGAGACAACGATGG GAGCAGCAAGAGGCGGAGCATGTGGCTGGACAGAAGGTGCTGTGGCGTGGCCAGTCGGTGGAGACGGCCCAT GAAGCAGCCTCTGTCATCTCCCAGCGTGCAGTGAACCCCAGGGAGGTGTTCAGGCAGAAGGAGAGGGGCGTGACCCCGGGTGAGAGAGAGTCATCTAGCAGCCCGCAGCCAG GCCGGGTGCAGAGCCCCTTCTTGTCCAGGCAGTTTTCTGACCCAGAGCCTCCCGCTTCACCCCTCCGCCAGATGTCTCCTTCCCCTGTCCGTTCAGCCTCCCCCGCTTATTCTGCAG AGGAGAGCCGTGCCACCCCTGACGGAAACTCCAACCGGGCCGCCACTCCCACGCAGGAGCCGTACAACGACGTTGCTGGAAACGATGCACTCTATGAGGAACCTTCTCTG GTGGATGCACAGAACTCGTACGCTTATGAGGCGGACGAGGGGGCCAACCGGGGAATCTGTGCCAGGGCACTCTATGACTACCAGGCTG CCGACGACACGGAGATCTCCTTCGATCCTGATGACATCATCACATGCATAGAGATGATCGACGAAGGCTGGTGGCGGGGGTACGGCCCTGACGGGCGCTTTGGGATGTTTCCCGCCAATTACGTAGAGCTGCTGTAA
- the ube2d4 gene encoding ubiquitin-conjugating enzyme E2 D4 isoform X2, with the protein MGPNDSPYQGGVFFLTIHFPTDYPFKPPKVAFTTKIYHPNINSNGSICLDILRSQWSPALTVSKVLLSICSLLCDPNPDDPLVPEIAHTYKVDREKYNRLAREWTQKYAM; encoded by the exons ATGGGGCCG AATGACAGCCCATACCAAGGGGGGGTCTTTTTTCTGACCATCCATTTCCCCACTGATTATCCCTTCAAACCACCAAAG GTTGCGTTCACCACAAAGATCTACCACCCGAATATCAACAGCAACGGCAGCATCTGCTTGGATATTTTGAGGTCACAGTGGTCACCTGCTCTCACGGTTTCCAAAG TTCTACTGTCCATCTGTTCCTTATTGTGTGATCCAAACCCCGATGACCCCCTGGTACCAGAGATCGCACACACCTACAAAGTGGACAGGGAAAA GTATAACAGACTTGCCAGGGAATGGACGCAGAAGTATGCAATGTGA